A stretch of the Calderihabitans maritimus genome encodes the following:
- a CDS encoding DctP family TRAP transporter solute-binding subunit: MRKRVLNGLIVGLLVLVLALVTTGCGQGSDEVESNKAEGPTKEKPMILKFSHVNTPDHPKGVAAQRFADLVYERSGGRIKIEVYPSSQLYDDLHSVEALQAGNIHFIAPYSGKLTGYAPAFQLLQFPFLFPTPEDFYRFSDGELGQRLLDKLENIGLKGLAYWDNGFMQLINSKRPIRTVEDFKGLKFRIPGGKITEAQYKLFGASAITLPFSEVYAALQQGTVDGLENTFTNIETMKFYEVTKYLTISNHSYLGYIVITNKDWWEGLPDDIRTILADALQEVSQWQREKARESEHASLEKLKQTKLEIIELSPEERAKMREAVLPLYEEFEDVVGKELLEDVIKMVQQ; this comes from the coding sequence TTGCGAAAAAGAGTTTTGAACGGTTTAATTGTAGGCCTGTTGGTATTGGTTCTCGCTTTGGTTACTACAGGTTGTGGTCAAGGCAGCGACGAAGTCGAAAGCAACAAAGCGGAAGGGCCAACTAAAGAAAAACCCATGATTCTTAAATTTTCTCATGTTAATACCCCAGATCACCCTAAAGGAGTTGCCGCCCAGAGATTTGCCGATTTAGTATATGAGCGTAGTGGTGGCAGGATAAAGATTGAAGTTTACCCATCGTCTCAATTATACGATGATTTACATTCAGTAGAAGCACTTCAGGCCGGCAATATTCACTTTATTGCTCCCTACAGTGGGAAGTTGACAGGATATGCGCCTGCCTTCCAGTTGTTACAGTTTCCTTTCCTTTTCCCGACGCCCGAAGATTTTTACCGTTTCAGCGATGGAGAGCTTGGACAACGTCTTTTGGACAAGTTGGAGAACATTGGTTTGAAAGGATTAGCTTACTGGGATAATGGTTTTATGCAGCTTATAAACAGCAAGAGACCTATCAGGACGGTGGAAGATTTCAAGGGGCTTAAATTCCGCATTCCAGGCGGTAAAATTACAGAGGCTCAGTACAAGCTGTTTGGTGCGTCCGCCATTACTTTACCCTTTAGTGAAGTATATGCAGCTTTACAACAGGGCACAGTGGACGGTTTGGAAAATACGTTTACTAACATTGAGACTATGAAGTTTTATGAAGTTACTAAGTACTTAACTATTAGTAACCATTCTTACTTGGGGTATATTGTTATTACTAACAAGGATTGGTGGGAAGGATTGCCTGACGATATTCGTACAATTCTGGCGGATGCATTGCAGGAAGTCTCCCAGTGGCAGCGGGAAAAAGCGCGTGAGTCAGAACATGCAAGCTTAGAAAAGCTGAAGCAGACCAAGCTAGAGATTATTGAATTGTCCCCGGAGGAAAGAGCTAAGATGAGGGAAGCGGTACTGCCGCTGTACGAAGAATTTGAGGACGTAGTAGGCAAAGAGCTACTGGAAGATGTTATCAAAATGGTGCAGCAGTAA
- a CDS encoding TRAP transporter small permease, with product MSRINRIWSLIEDVTSGLLISVAALLTFYNVFMRYVFQSPVNWVSEVVRFMVIWGAFIGAAVALRENSHIKVDLLYAVLPRPMKKVVSLFANTVGLMFSLFLIWQGSILVSFVKARGQVSFDVEIPMFLVYLAVPIGGLFLAIRFLERIYKIFVSPQTKELGDGER from the coding sequence TTGTCCCGGATTAATAGAATATGGAGCTTAATAGAGGACGTTACCTCCGGACTTCTCATCTCGGTGGCAGCTCTACTTACCTTCTACAATGTTTTTATGCGCTATGTATTCCAGAGTCCGGTTAACTGGGTTAGTGAAGTTGTTCGTTTTATGGTTATTTGGGGTGCCTTTATAGGGGCGGCAGTAGCTTTGCGGGAAAATTCACATATCAAGGTCGATCTGCTTTACGCCGTTCTGCCACGTCCGATGAAGAAAGTGGTTTCGCTTTTTGCCAATACGGTCGGATTAATGTTCTCTCTATTTCTGATCTGGCAGGGTAGCATTTTAGTTTCCTTCGTCAAGGCAAGAGGACAAGTCTCTTTCGATGTAGAGATACCCATGTTTTTGGTATATCTGGCGGTGCCCATTGGCGGGTTGTTTCTGGCTATTCGGTTTCTTGAACGGATCTATAAAATTTTTGTTTCACCGCAAACAAAGGAATTAGGGGATGGTGAACGGTAA
- a CDS encoding TRAP transporter large permease, producing the protein MVLTLFGAFVVLILLNVPIAFSLAVATTLIFIQQGNFALFMIPQRMFTSLDSFTLMAIPFFVFSGVLLSRGGVSKYLINWLRTLLGHTTGGLSVVAIAACMIFAAISGSSPATAAAIGSIVIPGMLEAGYDKRYSMGIVAAGGTLGILIPPSIALIIYGVVAEESIGKLFMAGVIPGILLGLILITAAVVIAKRKGFGKQRVCTWGERLEATKKAIWGAMLPVIILGSIYTGIATPTEAAAVSVVYALFVAIFVYKEITWKDIRPILVETASITSMIFMIIAGAMLFALLLTSEQVPQVVAQFIGENFASRWGFLIAVNIMFFIMGTFLEAVSIILITLPILLPVIKQLGIDPIHFAIIMTINMELAMITPPVGLNLFVVSGVAKEPLGEVVRGVLPFLIMMIVGLFIIMAFPKLSLYLPSLM; encoded by the coding sequence ATGGTTTTAACACTATTTGGAGCATTTGTTGTTTTAATTTTACTTAACGTACCCATAGCTTTCAGCTTGGCCGTAGCCACCACATTAATTTTTATCCAACAAGGGAATTTTGCTTTATTCATGATCCCGCAACGTATGTTTACTTCCCTTGATAGTTTTACGCTGATGGCCATTCCGTTCTTTGTCTTCTCAGGTGTTTTACTGTCCCGGGGTGGAGTATCTAAATACTTAATAAACTGGTTGCGAACACTCTTGGGACATACCACCGGTGGGTTAAGTGTAGTGGCCATAGCTGCGTGTATGATCTTTGCTGCCATTTCTGGCTCCAGCCCAGCCACCGCTGCTGCTATAGGTTCAATTGTTATACCTGGAATGCTGGAAGCCGGTTACGATAAGAGATATTCCATGGGTATTGTGGCAGCGGGAGGAACGCTGGGTATCCTTATTCCTCCCAGCATAGCTCTGATTATCTACGGAGTAGTGGCAGAAGAATCGATAGGTAAGCTTTTCATGGCCGGTGTTATCCCCGGCATTCTTCTGGGTTTAATTTTGATTACGGCCGCTGTTGTTATTGCCAAGAGAAAGGGATTTGGTAAGCAGCGTGTTTGTACTTGGGGTGAACGGTTGGAAGCCACCAAGAAGGCTATCTGGGGAGCGATGTTACCCGTAATTATCCTGGGCAGCATATATACCGGGATAGCTACTCCTACCGAAGCAGCTGCTGTGTCGGTAGTCTATGCTTTGTTTGTAGCCATTTTTGTGTATAAAGAAATAACCTGGAAAGACATTCGGCCAATTCTGGTAGAGACTGCCTCTATCACCTCTATGATTTTTATGATTATTGCAGGAGCTATGTTATTTGCACTTTTATTGACCAGCGAGCAGGTTCCCCAGGTGGTAGCGCAGTTCATAGGTGAAAACTTTGCTTCCCGGTGGGGTTTTCTTATTGCCGTTAACATCATGTTTTTTATCATGGGTACTTTTTTAGAAGCTGTTTCCATTATACTCATTACTCTCCCCATTCTCTTACCTGTCATTAAACAGCTTGGTATAGATCCTATTCATTTTGCGATAATTATGACCATTAACATGGAACTGGCCATGATTACTCCTCCTGTAGGGTTGAACCTTTTTGTAGTAAGTGGTGTGGCCAAAGAGCCTCTCGGGGAGGTAGTACGAGGGGTATTGCCTTTCCTGATCATGATGATTGTGGGATTGTTTATAATTATGGCTTTTCCCAAGTTATCGTTATACCTTCCCAGTCTGATGTAA
- the purB gene encoding adenylosuccinate lyase, with protein sequence MAAHMLDSILFADQFGTAEMRNIFDDENLIQKWLDVEVALAKAEAELGIIPKEAAEEIARKGKVAFLDLAEMKRQVEVTGHPIVPLIRVFRDACAGDAGEYIHWGATTQDIMDTAVILQLKEAYELIEKQLTEVHRAASLLAQKYRDVPMPGRTHGQHALPITFGYKVAIWVGEMGRHLERLRESRKRVLVGNFAGAVGTLASLGYQGLEVQRLMMKELGLEVPDVAWHVSRDRIAEFLCVVGLIASTLGKIANEIINLQKTELGEVEEPFVIGKVGSSTMPHKRNPMICENIVALTRIIRAQVPLALETAYHQEHERDMSSWQAEWEFLPEVCILLSAALKYSEHVLRNLTVYPAKMYENLNISGGLIMSEAVMLRLAREIGRQKAHDLIYQITMECFEKGIALVEGLCSHPVVGQLLSRDEVEHLLDPVNYTGLSAYFVDRITKAHEV encoded by the coding sequence TTGGCTGCCCACATGTTGGACTCTATCCTGTTTGCAGATCAGTTTGGTACAGCTGAAATGCGGAACATTTTTGATGATGAAAACCTCATTCAGAAATGGCTAGATGTTGAGGTGGCATTGGCTAAAGCCGAGGCCGAGTTGGGCATTATTCCGAAAGAAGCTGCAGAAGAGATTGCCCGTAAGGGTAAAGTTGCATTTTTGGACTTAGCGGAAATGAAACGGCAGGTTGAGGTGACTGGGCACCCTATAGTTCCTTTGATCCGGGTATTTCGCGATGCTTGCGCAGGGGACGCGGGTGAATATATTCACTGGGGAGCCACAACCCAGGACATAATGGATACGGCTGTTATTCTGCAGTTAAAAGAGGCTTACGAGCTTATTGAAAAACAACTGACCGAAGTACACCGAGCGGCCTCGCTACTGGCTCAAAAATACAGAGACGTACCCATGCCCGGACGGACCCATGGACAACATGCCTTACCTATAACCTTTGGATACAAAGTGGCGATATGGGTTGGCGAAATGGGCAGACATTTGGAAAGGTTGAGGGAAAGTCGCAAGCGGGTTCTGGTAGGCAACTTTGCTGGTGCAGTAGGTACTCTAGCTTCTTTAGGGTATCAGGGACTGGAAGTTCAACGCTTGATGATGAAGGAATTGGGGCTTGAAGTGCCGGATGTGGCCTGGCATGTATCCCGCGATCGGATTGCTGAATTTTTATGTGTTGTTGGCCTGATTGCCTCTACTCTCGGGAAGATAGCCAATGAGATTATCAACTTACAGAAAACGGAACTGGGAGAAGTGGAAGAGCCTTTTGTTATAGGCAAAGTCGGCAGCAGTACTATGCCTCATAAGCGGAATCCTATGATCTGTGAGAACATAGTTGCTTTAACTCGAATAATCCGCGCCCAGGTTCCTTTAGCCTTGGAAACAGCATATCACCAGGAACATGAACGGGATATGAGCTCTTGGCAGGCGGAGTGGGAGTTTCTTCCGGAAGTTTGTATCCTGCTTTCGGCGGCACTTAAATATTCAGAACACGTCTTGCGAAATTTAACGGTATATCCTGCCAAAATGTATGAGAATCTTAATATTTCTGGTGGTTTGATTATGTCAGAAGCAGTTATGCTGCGGCTAGCAAGAGAAATTGGTAGGCAAAAGGCCCATGATCTGATTTATCAGATTACTATGGAATGTTTTGAAAAAGGCATTGCCTTGGTTGAAGGTTTATGTTCTCACCCAGTTGTCGGTCAGTTATTATCCAGAGACGAGGTTGAACATTTATTAGATCCAGTTAACTACACAGGTCTTTCAGCTTACTTTGTTGACCGTATCACTAAGGCGCATGAAGTATAA
- a CDS encoding succinate dehydrogenase cytochrome b558 subunit, which yields MSKIGFVTRKVHSLAGVVPLTVFLFEHLYLNSFALKGAEAYNQKIAFMKGLPYLGFIELVFIFMPLLFHSIYGIYVVYLSKNNVLQYPYYRNWLFYLQRLTAIVTLVFVSIHIYSLRFANLLYGKEVSFAAMQELLLNPWVLAFYVIGVIATVFHMSNGLWGFLVSWGIAVGPRAQQVLSAVCGMIFILLSYVGINALMAFV from the coding sequence GTGAGCAAGATCGGGTTTGTGACGCGGAAAGTTCATTCCCTGGCCGGCGTAGTACCGTTGACCGTATTTTTGTTCGAACATTTATATCTCAATTCATTTGCTCTTAAAGGAGCGGAAGCATATAATCAAAAGATTGCTTTTATGAAGGGGTTACCTTATTTAGGTTTTATTGAGCTTGTGTTCATTTTCATGCCATTGCTGTTTCATAGCATATATGGAATCTACGTGGTCTACCTGAGCAAAAATAACGTTCTGCAATACCCTTATTACCGAAATTGGTTGTTTTATTTGCAGCGTCTAACGGCCATCGTTACGTTGGTGTTTGTGTCAATTCATATTTATTCCTTGAGGTTTGCCAATTTGCTTTACGGGAAAGAAGTATCTTTTGCAGCCATGCAGGAATTATTATTGAACCCGTGGGTACTGGCATTCTATGTAATAGGCGTGATAGCAACTGTATTTCATATGTCTAACGGGCTATGGGGCTTTTTGGTAAGTTGGGGTATTGCGGTAGGACCGAGAGCACAACAGGTATTATCTGCAGTTTGCGGTATGATCTTTATTTTACTCAGTTACGTTGGAATCAATGCGTTGATGGCATTTGTTTAA
- the sdhA gene encoding succinate dehydrogenase flavoprotein subunit, which translates to MEKKVIVVGGGLAGLMTTLKAAEAGLKVDLFSVVPVRRSHSVCAQGGINAAVNTGGEGDSPEKHFYETIYAGDFLANQPPVKAMCEAGPGIIFMFDRMGVMFNRTPEGFLEFRGVGGAKYRRTAFAGSTTGQQLLYALDEQVRRFEVEGKVRKYEGWEFLAAVIDDTGICRGIIAQNLTNMEIHAFAGEAVVLATGGPGMIFGRTTNSTINTGFAASTVYEQGVYYANGEFIQIHPTAIPGSDKCRLISETVRGEGGRVWTYKDGKKWYFLEEWYPAYGNLVPRDVAARAIFKVCVEMGLGIEGKNAVYLDITHKDPEEMEVRLGGVLEIYRKFIGEDPLKVPMKVFPAVHYSMGGLWVDYNQMTNIPGLFAAGECEYQYHGANRMGANSLLSAIYGGMVAGMRVKEYIEGLDKSGQDISKRIFEIEVKRQREKFDNICKMDGTENPWQLHRELSEWMNTNVTVVRYNKKLQETDNKIQELMERYKKINVFDRSSWCNEAVIFTRQLWGMLQLARVITLGALNRNESRGAHYKPEYPERDDVNWLKTTKARYTVDGPEFSYEDVDIRYFKPKPRRYDVELEEVAKRGGQNSA; encoded by the coding sequence ATGGAAAAGAAAGTTATTGTGGTAGGTGGTGGTTTGGCCGGCTTGATGACTACTTTAAAGGCTGCCGAGGCTGGTTTAAAGGTAGATCTGTTTTCTGTAGTACCCGTAAGAAGATCTCACTCGGTTTGTGCTCAGGGAGGCATTAATGCGGCGGTCAATACCGGGGGCGAAGGAGATTCACCGGAAAAGCATTTTTATGAAACAATTTATGCGGGGGATTTCCTGGCGAATCAACCTCCTGTGAAAGCGATGTGTGAAGCCGGTCCGGGAATAATCTTCATGTTCGACCGGATGGGCGTAATGTTCAACCGGACTCCAGAAGGGTTTCTGGAGTTTAGAGGTGTAGGCGGAGCAAAATACCGCCGTACAGCTTTTGCCGGCTCTACTACCGGTCAACAGCTTCTTTACGCGCTGGACGAACAGGTTCGAAGGTTTGAAGTGGAGGGGAAAGTTCGAAAGTATGAGGGATGGGAATTCCTGGCGGCAGTTATTGACGATACAGGCATTTGCCGTGGCATCATTGCCCAAAACTTAACCAATATGGAGATTCATGCCTTTGCTGGAGAGGCAGTAGTGTTGGCGACCGGCGGACCGGGGATGATCTTCGGACGGACAACCAATTCTACCATCAATACGGGATTTGCTGCCAGCACCGTCTATGAGCAGGGAGTATACTATGCTAACGGCGAGTTTATCCAGATTCATCCAACCGCTATTCCGGGCAGTGATAAATGCAGGCTGATATCGGAGACCGTACGCGGTGAAGGTGGACGGGTCTGGACATATAAGGATGGCAAGAAATGGTATTTTCTAGAGGAGTGGTATCCGGCCTATGGAAACCTTGTTCCTAGGGATGTAGCCGCACGAGCGATTTTTAAAGTCTGTGTGGAAATGGGTTTGGGCATAGAAGGTAAGAATGCTGTATATTTGGACATTACTCATAAAGATCCTGAAGAAATGGAGGTAAGATTGGGTGGCGTCTTAGAGATTTACCGTAAATTTATTGGAGAAGACCCTTTAAAGGTACCGATGAAAGTCTTTCCGGCAGTCCATTACTCTATGGGAGGGTTATGGGTTGATTACAATCAAATGACCAATATCCCGGGACTTTTTGCTGCGGGAGAATGTGAGTATCAATACCACGGAGCTAACCGAATGGGAGCTAACTCACTGTTATCGGCCATTTATGGAGGCATGGTGGCCGGTATGCGGGTTAAGGAATACATAGAGGGACTCGATAAATCGGGACAGGATATCTCCAAGAGAATTTTTGAAATAGAAGTTAAGCGACAAAGGGAAAAATTTGACAACATCTGCAAAATGGATGGAACAGAGAATCCATGGCAACTTCACCGGGAACTGTCGGAATGGATGAACACCAATGTTACCGTAGTTCGTTACAATAAAAAGTTGCAGGAAACTGATAACAAAATTCAGGAATTGATGGAGAGATACAAGAAGATTAACGTTTTTGACAGATCGAGCTGGTGTAATGAAGCTGTGATCTTTACCAGGCAGCTGTGGGGGATGCTTCAGTTAGCCAGAGTGATTACTTTAGGTGCATTGAACCGTAACGAAAGCCGTGGAGCTCATTATAAGCCGGAATACCCAGAGCGAGACGACGTTAACTGGCTGAAAACGACCAAAGCAAGATACACGGTGGACGGACCGGAATTCAGTTACGAGGACGTAGACATCCGGTATTTTAAGCCTAAACCCAGGAGGTACGATGTAGAACTGGAGGAGGTGGCCAAACGTGGCGGACAAAATTCGGCTTAG
- the sdhB gene encoding succinate dehydrogenase iron-sulfur subunit, with protein sequence MADKIRLRIRRQASPQDSPYWEEFEVEYEPNMNVVSALMAIQRNPVNADGKPTTPVVWECNCLEEVCGACTMIINGKVRQACSALVDRLAQPIVLQPLTKFPLIKDLKVDRSVMFENLKKVKAWIPIDGFFDLGPGPRFPEKTRRWAYELSRCMTCGCCMEVCPNVNQRSNFIGPAAIAQVRLFNAHPTGAMHKEERLDALMEEGGIAECGNAQNCVRACPKQIPLTTSIAELNRETVVHGLKRWLSK encoded by the coding sequence GTGGCGGACAAAATTCGGCTTAGAATTAGGCGGCAGGCCAGCCCGCAGGATTCGCCGTATTGGGAAGAGTTTGAGGTTGAGTATGAACCTAACATGAACGTGGTTTCTGCTTTAATGGCCATTCAGAGAAACCCGGTTAATGCCGACGGGAAACCCACTACTCCTGTAGTTTGGGAATGTAATTGTTTGGAGGAAGTATGCGGTGCCTGCACTATGATTATCAACGGTAAGGTAAGGCAGGCCTGTAGTGCGCTGGTAGACCGTTTGGCTCAACCTATCGTTTTACAGCCCCTTACCAAATTTCCTTTGATTAAGGATTTAAAAGTAGACAGAAGTGTGATGTTTGAAAATTTAAAAAAAGTGAAGGCATGGATCCCCATAGACGGGTTTTTTGACCTGGGCCCCGGCCCGCGTTTTCCGGAAAAAACCAGGCGGTGGGCTTATGAGCTTTCCAGATGCATGACCTGCGGGTGCTGTATGGAAGTTTGCCCCAATGTCAATCAAAGGAGTAACTTTATCGGACCTGCTGCTATAGCTCAGGTAAGATTATTCAACGCTCATCCTACCGGCGCCATGCACAAGGAGGAGCGCCTGGATGCTTTGATGGAGGAGGGGGGTATAGCGGAGTGCGGTAACGCCCAGAATTGTGTCCGTGCCTGTCCGAAACAGATCCCTCTTACTACTTCTATCGCTGAATTAAATAGAGAAACGGTTGTTCATGGGCTTAAAAGGTGGCTTAGTAAGTAG
- a CDS encoding fumarate hydratase: MREIHVREITETVARLCQEANYELCPDVRESLLGALEKEESPVGREILEQLVRNAEIAQKNKVPVCQDTGMAVVFLEIGSEVCIVGGDLTEAINQGVRKGYTDGYLRKSVVKDPLFNRINTGDNTPAVIHTEIVNGDCLKISVLPKGFGGENMSAIKMMVPADGLEGVKKFIIDCVDKAGPNPCPPVVVGVGVGGTFEKAALLAKKALLRPVGSHHSQPEVAELEKELLSAINDLGIGPQGLGGRVTALAVHIETYPTHIGGLPVAVNINCNAGRHREIIL; this comes from the coding sequence ATGCGGGAAATTCATGTCCGTGAAATCACCGAAACGGTAGCAAGGCTGTGCCAGGAGGCTAACTATGAGCTTTGCCCGGATGTTAGAGAGAGTTTGTTAGGTGCGTTGGAAAAAGAGGAATCGCCAGTGGGAAGAGAGATTTTGGAGCAGTTGGTGAGGAATGCTGAGATCGCTCAAAAGAATAAAGTTCCGGTCTGCCAAGATACCGGGATGGCGGTGGTGTTTTTAGAAATAGGTTCCGAGGTTTGTATTGTGGGGGGAGATTTAACCGAAGCGATTAACCAGGGTGTCAGAAAAGGGTATACTGACGGATATTTGCGGAAATCGGTAGTCAAGGATCCGCTGTTTAACCGCATCAATACCGGAGACAACACTCCTGCCGTAATTCATACGGAAATTGTTAACGGCGACTGCTTAAAAATTAGCGTACTACCGAAAGGTTTCGGTGGGGAGAACATGAGTGCTATCAAGATGATGGTACCGGCGGATGGTCTTGAAGGGGTGAAAAAATTCATCATCGACTGCGTGGATAAGGCAGGTCCTAACCCATGTCCTCCTGTAGTGGTGGGGGTTGGAGTTGGTGGTACTTTTGAAAAGGCGGCGTTGCTGGCCAAAAAGGCTTTACTGAGACCGGTGGGAAGCCATCACTCTCAACCAGAGGTGGCTGAACTGGAAAAAGAGCTGTTGTCTGCTATAAATGACTTGGGAATTGGTCCGCAGGGATTGGGTGGGCGCGTTACTGCTCTAGCTGTCCACATAGAAACCTATCCTACCCATATTGGTGGATTGCCCGTAGCGGTTAACATCAATTGTAATGCCGGCAGGCATCGGGAAATTATTTTATAG
- a CDS encoding Fe-S-containing hydro-lyase, translating to MSAIRVQAPLTDEQVRKLNIGQKVLISGEVYTARDAAHKLMVELLQKGEKLPVDLRGQIVYYVGPTPAKPGQVIGSAGPTTSGRMDAYTPVLLKTGLKGMIGKGARSREVREAMQKYGAVYFAAVGGSAALLAQYIKEAEVVAYEHLGTEAVRRLIIEDFPAIVVNDAHGRDLYQEGKAQYRRV from the coding sequence ATGTCAGCAATCCGGGTTCAAGCACCCCTTACTGATGAACAAGTGAGAAAGTTGAATATCGGACAAAAAGTTTTGATTTCTGGAGAAGTCTATACTGCACGGGATGCTGCCCACAAACTCATGGTCGAGTTATTGCAAAAAGGGGAAAAGTTACCGGTGGACTTGCGGGGACAAATTGTCTACTATGTCGGCCCGACCCCAGCCAAGCCGGGGCAGGTCATCGGTTCGGCCGGTCCTACCACCAGTGGTCGTATGGATGCTTATACCCCGGTTCTGCTTAAAACTGGGTTAAAGGGAATGATCGGGAAAGGAGCCAGATCCCGGGAGGTACGGGAGGCTATGCAAAAATATGGTGCCGTTTATTTTGCTGCTGTTGGCGGTTCCGCAGCTTTGCTGGCCCAGTATATTAAAGAGGCCGAAGTGGTGGCTTACGAGCATTTGGGTACAGAGGCGGTAAGGAGATTAATTATCGAAGATTTTCCGGCCATAGTGGTAAATGATGCTCATGGTCGTGATCTGTACCAGGAAGGAAAAGCGCAATACCGCAGAGTTTAG